From the genome of Cognaticolwellia beringensis, one region includes:
- the cobO gene encoding cob(I)yrinic acid a,c-diamide adenosyltransferase, with translation MNDINKDPAAQSQVEVAKTKEQKHIERQKKIKANVDKRVAQATEERGVFVVITGNGKGKSTSGFGTVLRAIGHGQKAGVVQFIKGTKWECGEMNILKQFSVQHHVMGTGFTWETQSTETDIAAAKVAWQKSKEMLSDESLDIVLLDEMTYMVKYGYIELDEIIEAVNNRPKMQHVLITGRACHRRLLELADTVSEVQPIKHAFNAGIMAQKGLDW, from the coding sequence ATGAATGATATTAATAAAGATCCTGCGGCTCAATCGCAAGTGGAAGTAGCCAAAACAAAAGAGCAAAAACACATAGAACGACAAAAAAAAATTAAAGCCAATGTAGATAAACGAGTAGCTCAAGCAACTGAAGAACGCGGTGTTTTTGTTGTTATAACGGGAAATGGTAAAGGTAAAAGTACTTCTGGCTTTGGTACCGTACTGCGCGCTATTGGCCACGGTCAAAAGGCCGGTGTTGTGCAATTTATCAAAGGCACAAAGTGGGAATGCGGAGAAATGAATATTTTAAAGCAATTCTCTGTTCAGCATCATGTCATGGGGACTGGTTTTACTTGGGAAACCCAAAGTACAGAAACTGATATAGCGGCAGCTAAAGTGGCATGGCAAAAAAGTAAAGAAATGTTGAGTGATGAAAGCCTTGATATTGTTTTACTCGATGAAATGACTTACATGGTTAAATATGGCTACATTGAACTAGATGAGATTATTGAAGCAGTGAATAACCGCCCTAAAATGCAACATGTTTTAATTACGGGTCGAGCGTGTCATCGCAGATTACTAGAGCTAGCTGATACTGTTTCGGAAGTACAGCCCATAAAACATGCGTTTAACGCAGGCATAATGGCGCAAAAAGGCTTAGATTGGTAA
- a CDS encoding ion transporter, which yields MYQNTKAAFIKLKNNKFFELSVICVIIISALEIGAKTYSLSNTAVSITAVLDTFITLFFLFEISLRFITEEHKKNFFKSAWNVFDTLVVVISLIPINDSEMALLARLVRVFRVLRMISVVPELRILINSLIKALPQLGYVVLLMFIIFYIYAAIGSFMFNTINPKLWGDIAISMLTLFRVMTFEDWTDIQYETMEVYPYSWIYYMTFIFFTAFAFLNMVIGIVVNVMEEEHSKEKNKGQPTLGELKQEITELKSLILKLDEKKNL from the coding sequence ATGTACCAAAACACTAAAGCAGCTTTTATTAAGCTAAAAAACAACAAGTTTTTCGAATTAAGTGTTATATGTGTCATCATAATTTCTGCCCTTGAAATTGGCGCTAAAACATACTCTTTGTCAAATACAGCTGTTTCGATTACGGCTGTGCTCGATACCTTTATCACGCTTTTTTTCCTGTTTGAAATATCGCTGAGGTTTATAACTGAAGAGCATAAAAAGAACTTTTTTAAATCTGCGTGGAATGTCTTCGATACGCTAGTCGTTGTTATAAGCCTTATCCCGATAAATGATTCGGAAATGGCTTTACTTGCTAGATTAGTGAGGGTTTTCCGTGTTTTGCGGATGATATCAGTTGTACCTGAACTAAGAATATTGATTAACTCATTAATAAAAGCTCTGCCTCAACTAGGCTATGTCGTGTTGTTAATGTTTATAATATTTTATATTTATGCGGCTATTGGCAGCTTTATGTTTAACACCATAAATCCAAAATTATGGGGCGACATAGCCATTTCAATGCTTACTCTATTTAGGGTAATGACATTCGAAGATTGGACCGACATTCAGTACGAAACCATGGAAGTTTATCCCTATAGCTGGATTTATTACATGACCTTCATCTTCTTTACCGCATTCGCATTTTTAAATATGGTTATTGGCATTGTGGTCAATGTAATGGAAGAAGAACACTCGAAAGAGAAAAATAAAGGTCAGCCAACTTTAGGTGAATTAAAGCAAGAAATAACCGAGTTAAAGTCACTGATTTTAAAACTCGATGAAAAAAAGAATCTTTAA
- a CDS encoding cobyrinate a,c-diamide synthase, which produces MATVNKQSSAAKSKATQAPLFQDKSKQIQGKGVMCSALIIAAPHSGSGKTTVTAAIARFHRNKGRKVAVFKVGPDFIDPMILRKASGELVYQLDLWLVGEQACQDLLYRAAIESDLILIEGVMGLFDGTPSSADLAEYFNIPVLGVIDAKAMAQTFAAVTFGLAKYRENLPFSGVIANRVNSDRHAELLSDSLPQEFTFYGRMPKDSAITLPERHLGLVQAQELADIDAQLDQAASHIANTGLIDLPKEIEFFASDNDSQTDFIHRALVGTRIIIIRDNAFSFIYAANIAFLQQAGAELVYCSALIDEHLPEGDILYIPGGYPELYAEQLMNNVSFISDVKKFADSNKPIIAECGGMLYLLDQLIDFSGNLFSMLGLMPGKAIMQKKLAAIGSQWVDLPLSNQDLDSNAVNNIMRGHSFHYSSAQIDLEPIGQTTHHPSERAGEFVYQHNNIIASYMHWYFPSNPGLTLRIFNKARCL; this is translated from the coding sequence ATGGCTACAGTGAATAAGCAATCGTCAGCAGCTAAAAGTAAAGCGACTCAAGCGCCATTATTTCAAGACAAGTCCAAGCAGATACAAGGTAAAGGGGTGATGTGTTCGGCATTAATTATTGCCGCACCGCATTCAGGCTCAGGTAAAACTACAGTTACCGCAGCAATTGCACGTTTTCATCGTAATAAAGGCCGTAAGGTCGCGGTATTTAAAGTGGGCCCCGACTTTATTGATCCGATGATTTTGCGTAAAGCCAGTGGCGAATTAGTTTATCAATTAGACTTATGGTTGGTCGGTGAACAAGCTTGTCAGGATTTACTTTATCGGGCAGCCATCGAGTCAGATCTCATTTTAATTGAAGGTGTTATGGGCTTATTTGATGGCACGCCCAGTAGTGCCGACTTGGCGGAATATTTTAATATTCCAGTACTCGGCGTTATTGATGCTAAAGCGATGGCACAAACCTTTGCAGCAGTCACTTTTGGCCTCGCTAAATATCGAGAAAACTTACCGTTTTCTGGCGTAATTGCTAATCGTGTTAATAGCGATCGTCATGCTGAATTGTTAAGTGATAGCTTACCCCAAGAGTTTACATTTTATGGTCGTATGCCCAAAGATAGCGCCATCACCTTACCCGAGCGTCATTTAGGTTTAGTACAAGCGCAAGAGCTAGCCGATATAGACGCTCAATTAGATCAAGCGGCGAGTCATATTGCTAATACAGGGTTGATTGATTTACCAAAAGAAATTGAGTTTTTTGCCTCTGACAACGATAGCCAAACAGACTTTATTCATCGTGCATTAGTCGGCACGCGCATTATTATCATTAGAGACAATGCCTTTAGTTTTATTTATGCTGCTAATATTGCTTTTTTACAGCAAGCAGGTGCCGAACTCGTGTATTGTTCAGCATTGATTGATGAACACTTACCTGAAGGTGATATTTTATATATTCCCGGTGGCTATCCCGAATTATATGCTGAGCAGTTAATGAATAATGTCAGTTTTATAAGTGATGTAAAAAAATTTGCAGACAGCAACAAGCCCATTATTGCTGAATGTGGTGGTATGTTGTATTTACTTGACCAATTAATCGATTTTTCAGGCAATTTATTTTCAATGCTTGGGCTTATGCCGGGCAAAGCCATAATGCAGAAAAAACTCGCCGCTATAGGATCACAGTGGGTTGATTTACCATTGAGTAATCAAGACCTTGATAGTAATGCTGTAAATAATATAATGCGAGGACACAGTTTCCATTATTCCTCTGCGCAAATTGATTTAGAGCCCATTGGCCAAACTACGCACCACCCGAGTGAACGCGCAGGCGAGTTTGTTTACCAACATAACAATATTATTGCATCATATATGCATTGGTATTTTCCAAGCAATCCAGGCTTAACCTTGCGTATTTTTAATAAAGCGCGCTGTTTGTAG